In Monodelphis domestica isolate mMonDom1 chromosome 1, mMonDom1.pri, whole genome shotgun sequence, the sequence cttcttttcctcttcctcatctcctcttACTCAGATCCCTTCTGCCACTTGTCTTCACTTGTCCTACAAGATAAGTAGCCTTACTCCTTGCCAAGGCTAAATCCTCAACTTGCACAATCTCATTTCATCCATTGTCTTCCAACAGATTACCCTCTTGTCGTCCCCCCTCTTAtcatttatcttcaatctctGCTTCTCTTCTGGTTCATTTCCTACTGTCTACAAACCAACCCATATTTCCCCTAtcctacaaaaagaaaaaaacccttggTGGTTCCTACCATCAACACTAtcatctgatttctcttttactcTTTGTAGCccaattcttcctctccctcttgtTTTTTTTGTCTATTTAGTCTCACTCTTTCCTTAACCTCTTACTCTCTAGCTTCCTAAGTTTATGGTTCCACCTAtgctgttctctccaaagttattaatgatcttagttgccaaatccattGACGTTTTGAAACTTAactctcattcttcttgacctctctgcagctttGTCCCTGTTGATCTCTCTCCTCTACATTTTTGGGATAGCGCTCTCTCCTTGGTttttcctcctacctgtctgacctgTCCCATCTCCTTTGCCAAATCCTCCTCCAGATCTCCCCCTCTAAATGAAAGTGTCCATCATGGTTCAGTCCTGGACCCTCTTGTCCCTATATACTACTTCATCTGGGATCTAATCAGCTCTCATCTCATGCATTTCATTATTATGTCTATGCTGGTGATGCTCAAAACTACCCATCCTGCCCCACACTTTGCCGACTTCCAATCTCATGTCTCCAAATAGCCTTTCAGACACCTCAAGCCAAATGTTTAGTAGATACCTTAAACTCCATTATCCAAAGGAACTCTGTTTTTTCCTCTAAACCTTCCCTTTTAATGCAGAGGGCAACAGCTCCAAGTCTCACAAGCTAGGAGACagcctggattcctcactatctctcacctcACATATTCAATCAAGTTTTGGCCAAAGCCCATCCACTTCACCATTGCTCCGAATGAGCCCCCTTCTCTCTGACTGCCACCACTCTAATATAGGCTCCCATCACCTCATGCTTATTTATTGAATAGCCTCCTGGTAGGGTCAGCCTGCCTCAGGTCTCTTCCCTACCTAAACCCATTCTCCATTCAGGCATAAAAGTGGCTTTCTTCAAATAGGGTACTGACCTTACTGCCTTGAGGGTCAAGTACAAAATGTTCTGGCATTCAAAACCCCCCATAAACTAGTCCccttctttccagtcttctaacaCCTCACTCCCCTACAGATATTCTTCATTCCTTTAACACTGGCTTCTTGCTGTTCAAATAAACCACTCTATTCTCTTCTGTTCTGTGGTTTTTGTCTCCACATCTGGAATGCATTGGCTCCTCTGGGCTCTGACCACTGACCTCCCTCATCTCAACTGAAATCCTGCCTTCTaatctcttaattctaatgctttcCATAACTTTCTCTTTCTGTATGGAGCTTCTCTTGCatacatttgtttgcatgttgtagCTTTTAAACTGCCCTTAGTCCATTtagcagtgcctagcacatagtaggtgcacaATAAATATATGGCTATTGAGACTGGAGTAACCTCAAATTCCACTAATTAGTGGAAACAGGAAGTCTTCTTATTTCCAAGTATGGTATTTCTTTCCACTGCCTTGGGTATATTTCCCACTAGACCTATAGACCAGAGAGCAAAGCTTCCATAAAAAGGTATTCAAAATACTCCAGGAAGCAGAAGTGTTTTCAGAGAAATAAGCATCTAAGTGGGACAGCAAGCAAGGCCTTTGAGGTTTGGTTAGAACGCCCATTCCAAGAAGGGAAATATTGGTATAGCTGCCATGAAGGGTAGGTGGCTGTGCTATTTGCCTTGGCAAAGGCTCTCTGCACCTCCCGGCTTCATCACTTGCCAGTTTTCTATTGGCAAGTTTGCTAAACGCCTgggagataaaatagggccatcTATGACACCAGGCTATTAGCCATTGCTTGGGAATAATCCTGTTGATTAAGGGGTTCCCCCTCCACCACCATCCAGGGAGGAGAAGAGTTTTGTGGGGGTAATGGAAGTTGAGATAGTAAAGCctactctcctctctctcatttatcCTCCCCATGCCCATAAAATGAAGCAGAAGCTGAGGGTTTgagaaagctttttatttttatccaaaaTATCCGTAACAGAcacaaggaaaagcaactacaAAAAGACAGGAGGTGCCCACTCCCCCCACTCAGTCACAGCAGTGGGCAatgggagttggggggggggtactCAAGGAAAGAGGGCAGAGACCCAGCCAGCTGGAGTCCTGGGGCAGGGAGGAGTAGGACAATCATCAGATCAGGGAGTTGCTCTCCCAAGGGAGCAAGAACAAGGGCAGTTTGGGAAGAGCTGCCCACCCCAGCCAGCAGGGTGGTGGTGGGAAAGGGAGCCCCCAGAAGGCCCTGCTCTCTTCACCAGAGGTCCTTGGGATTGGCTCCCTGGGATTTTTCTGCTCTCGCATAAGAACACAGTTCAGGACTGTGCCTCCATCATTAATCCCAGGAAAGTCCCCTCCCTCTAGGATCTCTGACATGGGCCAACCAACTCTCAACACCATGGCAACTGCCACCATCCAAATTGGAAGAAGGCACCAGAGGAAGAGgccaggaaaagaaaggagagctgAAGTCAACCATTCATGATCTCCCACTCACCCACCCAGCCTATTTTATACTCTTTAAATCACACACTTTACTTGAAAAATATATCTATCTAGAACTGAGGCAGAGGAACAATATATTACATGCTAAGATAAACAAAGGCCCACCATTGCCCACAACACCAACACAATTTGGAATCTGCAAGAACCTCTTTTCTTGATGTGGGAGGATAACCTTGGAAGGGGTTGAGGTTAAGGACAGTGTCTGAAAtatcaaaaaggaaggaagggatcaGAGAGGTAAGGAGTgtctataaataataaaaaaaatgttttcataaaaATCACACCTCAGGCTCTCTCCTcatttcaaacaaaaacaaaataaaaacaaaacaaaaaaaataaagacacatAAATAGACAGGCCACAGCAGGTGCTAGGAAAATGCTGGAGGAAGGCCCACCCAAGCTGCATCTCCCACCATGCACCAGGGCAGGAGTATCTTCCACCCCAAGGAATGAACTCTTCAAAaagtggaaaaaacattaatttcttttttcctcttaagagGAAACTATGAACCACTTCTAAATAAACATTCACCTGTGTTTATACTCCTTCTCTACCTACTCATCCTATCCCcacaaaataaattacaaatgGAGTCCAACAGGCCAGGATAACTTAGCCCAGGTTTTCTCCTTGGTTTTCACATAAAAGCTTCTGTTTCCCAACTATCTCTTCTCCCTGATGCCACCCTAGGGTAGAGCACTGCTATGAGGTGTTCATAAACATCTCTATGTGTTAATagctccatctccctctcccccactaaTGACAATGTCTTGAAGATATGGAGTAGCCCTGGTCCACCCCTACATAAAAGGACAGCTTGCCCTGGACAGAAATGAGAAACCTACAGGGCCCTACCTACACTGTCCCTAGAAATGGTTGGGTCTACctagttccctcccctccctcaactGTCCCTTCTCAAGTTAAGACTCCAAAATGCCCAATATTATTAGACCAGGTATCATAAGTTCCTAAGaccagagctggaagagatttccAGGAATTTCCTTATCTAGACTTTTGGGCTGGGAATTATGGccatttttcatatgaaataactgaggctcagacagaTATGAGGAACTGGAAGGGAATGGGGTGGGAGGGATGaggatgaagaaaatgttttcttatatAACAGCCCCACCCTGCCAAATGTAAAAGCACCCACTTTgtggaaagagggggaaataagTAGAAAGAAACAGTGGAGACACATTGGCTGGTCAGTGCCTCCCCCTCCCACCTAGAGGTGCCAACCTCCCCCCTACAGTCCCAAAAGTCTATGCTCTGCTGCCCAATGGAGGGCCTCATGCGTAGAACTCGTTGGTAGGGGCTTTCTTGTAGATGGGCTTCTTGCCTAGATCGTAGCTGCCTTCATCCTTCTTTTTCATTCGGTAGATGAGCAGCAGGACCAAAAAGATGGCAAACAGGAGACCTACAGCACCACCAGCAATCAGAGctgcagaggaagaagagggtgaGGACCAAGCTGAAGAAGGGCAAGAGCTCAGAGATCTTACAACACCGAATTCTCAAATCCAGTAGGGACCTTAAGatccctttttacaaatgaggagaaacCAACCAGAGTGGGAAGGTGATAAGCCCAGGACAAGTATATCCTCTCAAGTCAGAGGCAGCTATGTGGTGCAGTGAATGAATGACCTGGAGTCAGcaaggcccaagttcaaatccagcctcagacatttacaaacTTTATGACCTTCAGGCAAGTTCCTTTaaactgtctcagtttcctcatctgtaaaatggagataatagtaacaGGACTCTCAAATTGTTGTGTAATTTACTAGCTGAGTAAGCTTAAGGCAATTACTCGCCTTTTCTGAATCTTAAATGACCTACTCTATTTCTAGTATGGGAATAATACTTTCACTTTGAAGGAAAGTTATgaggaaaacactttgcaaaccttaaagagtttCCAATTCCTGTTATCAGATGGCTGTGCTTATactgggaggagaggggaggtctGGAAATTGTCTAGATGAGAGGCATAtaagtggctcagcagattgaaagccaggccagagatgggaggtcctgggttcaaatctgtcctcagatacttcttcgctgtgtaaccctgggtaagtcacttaatctccactgcctagcccttaccactcttctgacttgggaccaatacacagtattgattctaatatagaaagcaaaggtttaaaaaaaaaaaggaaattgttgaTCAAGTTACAATATACCCACATTAAAGACAAATTTTTTAAAGTCCCAACTTTAAAAGGTTACAGAAATGGGAATTGGGATTCCTTCCAGTTACAATCTgtagacacagacacatacacacagacacggAGGCACACACAGCCCCTAAGAACTTAAGCCAAATTACCTGCCAAGACTTCGGTCTTCTCAAAGATGCtgccttgggcagtgctagacatgGAGACTTTGTTGTCTATATTTTTTCCCTGGAAGGAAAATCTCTTTTTGGTGATCTCATTCTCCTCCAGCTCTTCTAAGTCCTTGGGATCCTGGCTTGAAGGTTCCCCTTCCTCAAGGATGCGGTTATCCAGGGGCAACTGGCAAGGGACAAAAGCACCAACAGATTTAAAGAAGGAACCAAAGGGAGGACCCCAGTTCAGGGCTTACATAGTTCTAGTTATCTTACAGAGAGAGACAAATACTCAAACAGGGAGAATCAGATAGTcaagagataaacagagagacagagtcagagactaGAGACAGAGCAGTAGactattttttgtctcttttttttgtatcctcagcacttagcatagtgcctagcacaccgtacatgcttaacaaatgtttattgattaattataatTCACTTAgtactctctctttccctctgcctctgtcttgtctgactgtctatctctctctctctgaaaggATGGTTGTGAGTATGACAGTCTTACTACACTGGCAGGCAATTGAGGccccctttcccttctcacttttacCAGTCACTCCCCACCACCTACCCAAGTGCTCTTTTCTCTGGCAGTCTATTTCTTAAACACACCTAtttgttctctctcccctccagccATTAGCTTGAACCAGGTCCCTTTGCCCAGAGCACCTTCCCCACCcctttgttcccattttttttccaaagccaGACTCAAGCACTGCCTCCCCAAGAAGACTTTCCCAATTGTCTCCTTCCGTATTACTTTATGCCTCTAACTGATAAGTACTCCATACTGCATATAAATTATCTGTGTTTGCATGGTAAGTCCCCCTCCCACAGCTCCATGACATcagaatttgcattttatccaAAAGCTGTATCATGCTACTGTGGAACTCAGCTCTGCACCCAggaggtgcttcataaatatttatctgACCTGGGAGCTCAATTAGTAAGTGTCCTACGGAGTATGCCTGCCCAGGAGCCAACGATGAAGTGCTTTTAGATGCCTCTGTACATGTATCTGCATGTATCTGTCCACATGGGCTGGATGGGAGGCCTCACCTACTCCCCCTCCCATCCAAACATCATTTGTTTGAGGTTTCGCCTTCGTTtataaggaaaggagggaggaatcgAAGGCTAGTGATACTCACCAAGGACTCGACTGTGTTAGGGAATGCCTCAGAGGACTCGATTTCATCTGTGGGGACAGAGGGATGGTGGTTAACACAAGGATTGGAAGGAAGCTCAGACGATGTTTAGAGGATGGGAAATTAGCCCCTCGGTGGTCAGCTCCCACCAGATAGGACCAGAACACCCTCCCCCATTTGTCTTGCCTCTCCCAAGGTAGGGAAGGGTGGTAGAGACAAGTGTAGGTCCTTCAGTGAAAAAACGGTGGAAAACCAGGAAGACTG encodes:
- the SDC4 gene encoding syndecan-4, which encodes MPSIGIFAFLLLAASAVAESIRETEVMDPRDLYEARYFSGALPDDEDVGGALLEEEPNDFELSGSGDTDEIESSEAFPNTVESLLPLDNRILEEGEPSSQDPKDLEELEENEITKKRFSFQGKNIDNKVSMSSTAQGSIFEKTEVLAALIAGGAVGLLFAIFLVLLLIYRMKKKDEGSYDLGKKPIYKKAPTNEFYA